From one Nitrosococcus halophilus Nc 4 genomic stretch:
- the carA gene encoding glutamine-hydrolyzing carbamoyl-phosphate synthase small subunit, protein MRPDALLALEDGSIFRGTAIGCPGQTVGEVVFNTAMTGYQEILTDPSYCRQIVTLTYPHIGNVGANSEDRESDQVYASGLVIRDYPATFSNWRAEEPLDAFLVRNQVVAIADIDTRKLTRCLREHGALNGCIMAGEGIDEAEAIAQARAFPGLKGMDLAQVVTTSTSYGWSEGSWRLEKDDSVSSEKTPDRFHVVVYDFGVKHNILRLLVDQGCRVTVVPARTSAAEVLALSPDGILLSNGPGDPEPCDYAIVAIREFLTQSIPLFGICLGHQLLALASGATTVKMKFGHHGANHPVQDLATGEVFITSQNHGFAVNESTLPAYLQPTHRSLFDGTLQGIQHTDKLAFGFQGHPEASPGPRDITPLFDRFIGLMQATHIQR, encoded by the coding sequence TTGCGTCCTGACGCCCTACTTGCGCTCGAAGATGGCAGTATATTTCGAGGCACCGCTATTGGCTGCCCAGGGCAGACGGTGGGTGAAGTGGTATTTAACACTGCGATGACGGGATATCAAGAAATCCTGACTGACCCCTCCTATTGCCGGCAGATTGTCACCCTGACGTACCCTCATATTGGCAATGTGGGGGCCAATAGTGAAGACCGGGAATCCGACCAAGTTTATGCCAGCGGCTTGGTCATTCGTGATTATCCTGCGACTTTCAGTAACTGGCGGGCGGAAGAACCGCTAGATGCTTTTTTAGTACGGAATCAGGTAGTTGCCATTGCAGATATTGATACCCGTAAACTGACCCGCTGCCTGCGCGAACATGGTGCCCTCAATGGCTGCATCATGGCCGGTGAGGGGATTGATGAGGCAGAGGCGATAGCCCAGGCACGGGCATTCCCGGGCCTTAAGGGCATGGACCTTGCCCAAGTGGTCACGACGAGCACTTCCTATGGCTGGTCTGAGGGAAGCTGGCGTCTGGAGAAGGACGATTCTGTCTCCAGTGAGAAGACCCCAGACCGCTTTCATGTGGTGGTCTATGATTTTGGTGTTAAACATAATATTTTGCGCCTGCTTGTGGACCAGGGTTGCCGGGTAACAGTTGTGCCGGCTAGGACTTCAGCCGCTGAAGTGTTGGCTTTATCCCCCGATGGAATACTGCTCTCTAATGGGCCTGGAGACCCGGAGCCGTGCGATTATGCGATTGTGGCGATCCGGGAATTCCTGACCCAGTCCATACCGCTTTTTGGTATCTGCCTGGGTCATCAATTATTGGCGCTTGCTAGCGGGGCCACGACAGTGAAGATGAAATTTGGCCACCATGGAGCCAACCATCCGGTACAAGATCTGGCCACTGGAGAGGTGTTTATTACCAGCCAAAATCATGGCTTTGCGGTTAATGAGAGTACTTTGCCTGCGTACCTACAACCGACCCACCGTTCTCTGTTTGATGGGACCTTGCAAGGCATTCAGCACACGGATAAGCTAGCCTTTGGTTTTCAAGGACACCCTGAGGCTAGCCCTGGCCCTCGTGATATTACTCCATTATTCGATCGTTTTATCGGCCTCATGCAAGCTACCCATATCCAGCGATAG
- the greA gene encoding transcription elongation factor GreA has protein sequence MSKVPLTEKGAQQLREELQELKTVVRPRVVAAIAEARAHGDLKENAEYHAAREEQGFVEGRIRDLEHQLAHAQIIDVNKLQKDGRVVFGVTVDLVNMDTDGEVSYQIVGDLEADIKENKISVNSPIARALIGKREGDEVQVQAPSGVVIYEIAAVCYK, from the coding sequence ATGAGTAAGGTACCCTTGACGGAAAAAGGGGCGCAGCAGTTGCGTGAAGAGCTGCAAGAGCTTAAGACCGTGGTCAGGCCAAGGGTGGTGGCGGCTATTGCCGAAGCTCGCGCCCATGGTGATCTTAAAGAGAATGCAGAGTACCATGCTGCCCGGGAAGAACAGGGGTTTGTCGAAGGGCGGATTAGGGATCTTGAGCACCAGCTTGCCCATGCTCAGATAATTGACGTCAATAAGCTTCAAAAGGATGGTCGCGTAGTATTTGGTGTGACCGTTGATTTGGTCAACATGGATACGGATGGAGAAGTGAGCTATCAAATCGTAGGCGATTTGGAAGCTGATATTAAAGAGAATAAAATCTCTGTAAATTCTCCTATTGCCCGCGCCCTTATTGGCAAGAGAGAGGGAGATGAGGTGCAGGTGCAAGCCCCCAGTGGAGTGGTTATTTATGAGATTGCTGCCGTATGTTATAAATAA
- the hemB gene encoding porphobilinogen synthase, whose amino-acid sequence MRRDDFSRRLMREARLNCDDLIYPVFVLDGHSRREAVPSMPGIERVTIDALLDEAEALITLGIPAIALFPVTSPDRKSDDAREAYNPEGLAQRAVRALKQHLPHLGVITDVALDPFTSHGQDGLVDAQGYVINDETVEVLVKQALSHAEAGADIVAPSDMMDGRIGAIRQALESAGYLNTRILAYSAKYASSFYGPFRDAVGSANNLGGGDKYSYQMDPANSDEALQEIALDLEEGADMVMVKPGMPYLDIVRRVKTTFGVPTMVYQVSGEYAMLTAAAQNGWLERQAVVMESLVSMKRAGADAILTYFAKDAARWLHNQ is encoded by the coding sequence ATGCGGCGGGATGATTTTTCTCGGCGGTTGATGCGGGAAGCCCGTCTAAACTGTGACGATCTTATCTATCCGGTGTTTGTCCTCGACGGCCACAGCCGCCGCGAGGCGGTCCCTTCTATGCCGGGCATTGAGCGAGTCACCATCGATGCTTTACTGGATGAAGCGGAAGCGCTCATCACCTTGGGTATCCCTGCCATCGCCCTGTTCCCCGTGACCTCACCGGATCGGAAGTCGGACGATGCGCGCGAAGCCTATAATCCAGAGGGTCTCGCCCAGCGGGCGGTACGGGCTTTGAAACAGCATCTTCCCCATCTGGGCGTGATCACTGATGTGGCCCTAGACCCCTTTACCAGCCATGGCCAGGACGGCCTTGTCGATGCCCAGGGTTATGTCATCAACGATGAAACGGTCGAGGTTCTGGTAAAGCAAGCCCTTTCCCATGCAGAAGCTGGCGCTGATATTGTCGCCCCCTCCGACATGATGGACGGCCGTATTGGTGCCATTCGCCAGGCGCTGGAAAGTGCTGGATACCTCAATACCCGGATTCTTGCCTACTCGGCTAAATACGCTTCCAGCTTTTATGGGCCTTTCCGGGATGCGGTCGGATCGGCGAATAACCTGGGGGGTGGCGACAAGTACAGCTACCAAATGGATCCGGCTAACAGTGATGAAGCGCTGCAAGAAATTGCTTTAGACTTGGAAGAGGGCGCGGATATGGTCATGGTCAAGCCAGGAATGCCTTACCTCGATATCGTCCGGCGGGTGAAAACAACCTTTGGCGTCCCCACCATGGTGTATCAGGTCAGCGGCGAATATGCCATGCTGACTGCTGCTGCCCAGAATGGCTGGCTGGAACGGCAAGCGGTGGTGATGGAATCGCTGGTTTCCATGAAGCGAGCCGGGGCTGATGCCATCTTAACCTACTTTGCCAAAGATGCCGCGCGCTGGCTACATAACCAATAG
- the carB gene encoding carbamoyl-phosphate synthase large subunit, which translates to MPKRSDIKSILILGAGPIVIGQACEFDYSGAQACKSLKAEGYRVILVNSNPATIMTDPEMADATYIEPITWETVARILEKERPDALLPTMGGQTALNCALDLAREGILERYGVEMIGASEDAINKAEDRDLFRLAMQKIGLDVPRSAIAYSLEEAQQVQRDLGFPIIIRPSFTLGGSGGGIAYNREEFVEICERGLDLSPNSELLIEESVLGWKEFEMEVVRDCKDNCIIICAIENFDPMGVHTGDSITVAPAQTLTDKEYQIMRDAAIAVLREIGVDTGGSNVQFAINPENGRLIIIEMNPRVSRSSALASKATGFPIAKIAAKLAIGYTLDELQNEITGGLTPASFEPSIDYVVTKIPRFTFEKFPKADARLTTQMKSVGEAMAIGRNFQESLQKALRSLETGADGFNEKLNLEAEDTTETLRYQLRVPSAERIYYLADAFRAGFSMREIHELSHIDPWFLAQIQELVQTEQGLGGLSLEQLGKESLYLLKRKGFSDRRLAFLLGVGEEEIRRRRHALGVRPVYKRVDTCGAEFATTTAYLYSTYDEECEAAPSQRDKIMVLGGGPNRIGQGIEFDYCCVHAALALREDGYETIMVNCNPETVSTDYDTSDRLYFEPLTLEDVLEIIALEQPKGVIIQYGGQTPLKLARALEAAGAPIIGTSPDSIDLAEDRERFQRLIERLGFKQPPNRTARTQEEALRLADEVGYPLVVRPSYVLGGRAMEIVYNMDELNRYMREAVTVSNDSPVLLDRFLDEAIEVDVDAICDGERVIVGGIMEHIEQAGVHSGDSACALPPFSLSAAVQDQLREQVYKMARELKVVGLMNTQFAIQANDIYVLEVNPRASRTVPFVSKAIGVPLAKVAARCMMEQSLVSQGITEEVIPHYFSVKEAVFPFIKFSGVDPILGPEMKSTGEVMGTGRCFGEAFYKALLGAGVVLPQGGKVFISVRDVDKQRIVPVAQELATLGFELLATRGTSAVLAQAGVTCTRVNKVLEGQPHIVDMIKNDEIALIINTTEGRKAVSDSYAIRRSALQHKVPYTTTVAGAWATCEALRVGTIDSVYGLQDLQRERKK; encoded by the coding sequence ATGCCTAAACGTAGCGACATCAAAAGTATACTTATTCTCGGTGCCGGACCCATTGTTATAGGTCAGGCCTGTGAGTTTGACTATTCCGGTGCTCAAGCCTGTAAGTCCCTTAAAGCGGAAGGTTACCGGGTGATTTTGGTGAATTCTAACCCGGCCACCATCATGACTGATCCAGAAATGGCCGATGCCACTTACATTGAGCCGATCACCTGGGAAACCGTAGCCCGAATCCTTGAAAAGGAACGCCCTGATGCTTTACTGCCCACGATGGGCGGCCAAACCGCCTTGAATTGCGCCCTGGATTTGGCTCGTGAAGGAATCCTGGAGCGTTATGGCGTAGAGATGATCGGCGCGAGCGAGGACGCCATTAATAAAGCTGAAGACCGGGATCTCTTCCGGCTGGCGATGCAAAAAATTGGACTTGACGTCCCCCGTTCAGCAATTGCCTACAGCCTTGAGGAAGCACAACAGGTTCAGAGAGATTTGGGCTTCCCCATTATTATTCGACCCTCATTTACCCTGGGGGGCTCTGGGGGCGGTATTGCTTACAACCGGGAAGAATTTGTTGAGATCTGTGAGCGTGGTCTGGATCTTAGTCCCAATTCGGAACTTCTCATTGAGGAGTCGGTGTTGGGTTGGAAAGAATTCGAGATGGAAGTGGTGCGGGACTGTAAGGATAACTGCATCATCATTTGCGCTATTGAGAATTTTGACCCGATGGGGGTGCATACGGGTGATTCCATTACGGTAGCACCCGCTCAAACCCTCACGGATAAGGAATATCAGATAATGCGTGATGCGGCCATTGCGGTATTGCGCGAGATTGGGGTGGATACCGGTGGTTCCAATGTCCAGTTTGCCATTAATCCAGAAAATGGGCGGCTGATTATTATCGAAATGAATCCCCGGGTGTCCCGTTCTTCGGCCTTAGCCTCCAAAGCCACGGGTTTTCCTATTGCTAAGATCGCTGCAAAACTGGCGATTGGCTATACCTTGGACGAACTTCAGAATGAGATTACCGGGGGGCTGACTCCGGCCTCCTTCGAGCCTAGTATCGATTATGTGGTCACGAAGATACCCCGTTTTACCTTTGAGAAGTTCCCCAAAGCCGATGCCCGCTTGACCACGCAGATGAAATCAGTGGGGGAAGCGATGGCCATTGGCCGGAATTTCCAGGAATCTTTGCAGAAGGCGCTTCGGAGCCTGGAGACAGGTGCGGATGGTTTCAATGAAAAATTGAATTTAGAGGCAGAAGATACCACGGAGACTCTACGGTACCAGCTACGGGTGCCTTCCGCAGAGCGGATCTATTATCTTGCGGATGCCTTCCGTGCTGGTTTCTCCATGAGGGAGATTCATGAGTTAAGCCATATTGATCCCTGGTTCTTAGCTCAGATTCAAGAATTGGTGCAGACTGAGCAGGGATTGGGGGGCCTGTCCCTGGAGCAATTGGGGAAAGAATCGCTTTATCTTTTGAAACGTAAGGGGTTTTCGGATCGCCGTTTGGCCTTTCTCCTGGGAGTTGGAGAAGAGGAAATACGGCGGCGGCGGCATGCCCTGGGGGTGCGCCCGGTCTATAAGCGAGTGGATACGTGTGGTGCCGAATTCGCCACCACCACGGCCTACCTCTATTCCACCTATGATGAAGAGTGTGAAGCGGCCCCTAGCCAGCGCGATAAAATCATGGTGTTAGGGGGAGGACCCAACCGCATTGGCCAGGGCATCGAATTTGATTATTGCTGTGTGCACGCCGCGTTGGCACTACGGGAGGATGGCTATGAGACTATCATGGTCAACTGCAACCCAGAGACGGTTTCCACCGACTATGACACCTCCGATCGGCTATACTTCGAGCCGCTGACTCTGGAGGATGTTCTGGAAATCATTGCCCTGGAGCAACCCAAGGGGGTGATTATTCAGTATGGGGGCCAAACTCCACTCAAGCTAGCGCGAGCTCTGGAGGCAGCAGGGGCACCGATTATCGGGACCTCCCCGGACTCTATCGATTTGGCTGAGGATCGGGAGCGGTTTCAACGTCTCATTGAGCGGCTGGGCTTTAAGCAGCCTCCTAATCGTACCGCTCGCACCCAGGAAGAAGCACTCCGTTTGGCTGATGAAGTCGGCTATCCTTTGGTGGTGAGGCCCTCCTATGTGCTTGGAGGGCGAGCTATGGAGATCGTCTACAACATGGATGAGTTAAATCGGTATATGAGAGAGGCAGTGACCGTCTCTAATGATTCGCCCGTGCTGTTGGACCGTTTTTTAGATGAAGCCATTGAAGTCGATGTGGACGCCATTTGTGATGGGGAGCGAGTCATTGTGGGCGGGATTATGGAGCACATTGAGCAGGCGGGTGTTCACTCTGGTGATTCCGCCTGTGCCCTGCCGCCTTTCAGCCTGAGTGCCGCGGTGCAGGACCAATTACGGGAGCAGGTCTATAAAATGGCCCGTGAGCTTAAGGTGGTGGGGTTAATGAACACCCAGTTTGCTATTCAAGCAAATGATATCTATGTGCTTGAGGTTAACCCCCGCGCTTCCCGGACGGTGCCCTTTGTTTCTAAGGCCATTGGTGTTCCCCTCGCCAAGGTTGCGGCCCGCTGCATGATGGAGCAGAGCCTAGTCAGCCAAGGGATAACGGAGGAAGTGATACCCCACTATTTTTCGGTAAAAGAAGCGGTTTTTCCCTTTATCAAGTTTTCGGGTGTCGATCCCATTTTAGGGCCGGAAATGAAATCAACGGGCGAGGTGATGGGAACCGGGCGCTGTTTTGGAGAAGCTTTTTATAAGGCGCTTCTTGGAGCAGGGGTGGTGTTGCCTCAAGGGGGCAAAGTTTTTATTAGTGTCCGGGATGTGGATAAACAGCGGATTGTCCCCGTTGCCCAGGAGCTTGCCACATTGGGTTTCGAGCTGTTGGCAACCCGGGGGACTAGTGCGGTATTGGCGCAAGCAGGCGTTACTTGTACCCGGGTCAACAAGGTGCTTGAAGGGCAACCCCATATTGTGGATATGATAAAAAATGATGAGATTGCGCTTATTATCAATACCACTGAAGGTCGTAAAGCGGTTTCCGATTCTTATGCCATTCGCCGTTCGGCCTTACAGCACAAAGTGCCCTACACCACAACTGTTGCTGGCGCCTGGGCAACTTGCGAAGCCCTGCGCGTGGGTACAATTGATTCGGTCTATGGATTACAAGATTTACAGCGGGAGAGGAAAAAATGA
- the rlmE gene encoding 23S rRNA (uridine(2552)-2'-O)-methyltransferase RlmE, whose translation MAKNKGHSARWLREHFRDPYVTKAKAQGYRSRAVFKLQEIDTRERLLRPSMVVVDLGAAPGGWSQWAIEQVGAQGQVIALDILPMVPPAGVQFIQGDFCEDNVLAELQNTLAGRVVDLVMSDMAPNMSGMAAVDQPRAIYLGELALAFAQEHLGPEGSFLLKTFQGEGFEALYEAIRQEFSGVRIKKPSASRGRSREVYIVARRPRRNNGAG comes from the coding sequence ATGGCGAAAAACAAGGGTCATAGCGCCCGTTGGTTACGGGAACATTTCCGTGATCCCTATGTCACAAAGGCTAAGGCGCAAGGATATCGATCCCGGGCTGTTTTTAAGCTACAAGAGATAGATACCCGAGAGCGTCTATTACGCCCAAGCATGGTGGTAGTAGATCTCGGCGCGGCTCCAGGAGGCTGGTCCCAGTGGGCAATTGAACAGGTTGGAGCACAGGGTCAAGTGATTGCCCTGGATATTCTTCCCATGGTTCCCCCCGCTGGGGTACAGTTCATCCAGGGAGATTTTTGCGAGGATAATGTTCTGGCTGAGTTACAGAATACCCTCGCAGGCCGTGTGGTAGATCTTGTAATGTCGGATATGGCTCCTAATATGAGCGGTATGGCGGCAGTAGATCAACCCCGCGCTATCTACCTTGGGGAATTGGCACTCGCCTTTGCCCAAGAGCATTTAGGTCCGGAGGGCTCGTTTCTACTTAAAACCTTCCAAGGTGAGGGGTTTGAGGCACTTTATGAGGCAATACGTCAGGAGTTTTCTGGAGTGCGAATTAAGAAGCCGTCGGCCTCACGAGGGCGTAGCCGCGAGGTCTATATCGTCGCCAGGCGGCCACGGAGGAACAATGGCGCGGGATGA
- the aroE gene encoding shikimate dehydrogenase, giving the protein MPDRYAVMGNPIAHSKSPQIHTAFAQQTDQDLTYTAIQVEKGKLAEAVTAFQNQKGKGLNITLPLKAEAWERVDKCSPRAQRARAVNTLTLEENGSLRGDNTDGIGLVRDLIENHGGLIRDQRLLLLGAGGAAAGVIEALLDEKPARLVVVNRTPAKAIELATRFSPLGAVTGGGYELLASGPFNLIINATASSLQGELPPLPQGILHPGGWVYDMMYGNEPTVFMKWGQTQGAAQALDGLGMLVEQAAEAFFIWRKLRPQTAPVIAQLRQEMAG; this is encoded by the coding sequence ATGCCAGACCGCTACGCCGTCATGGGCAATCCTATCGCCCACAGTAAATCGCCTCAAATTCATACCGCCTTTGCCCAGCAAACGGATCAAGATCTGACCTATACCGCCATCCAAGTAGAAAAAGGGAAATTAGCGGAAGCCGTCACTGCCTTTCAAAACCAAAAGGGTAAAGGATTAAATATTACCCTTCCTCTGAAAGCCGAAGCCTGGGAACGGGTGGATAAATGCAGCCCCCGGGCCCAGCGAGCTAGGGCAGTCAATACCCTCACCCTTGAGGAAAATGGCTCGCTCCGAGGCGATAATACCGATGGCATAGGACTGGTGCGGGATCTTATAGAGAATCACGGTGGCCTCATCAGGGATCAACGGCTCTTACTGCTAGGGGCCGGTGGCGCAGCTGCTGGCGTCATCGAAGCCCTATTGGACGAAAAACCCGCCCGCCTTGTGGTGGTCAACCGGACCCCCGCTAAAGCCATTGAATTGGCAACCCGATTTAGCCCATTGGGTGCTGTGACCGGCGGCGGCTATGAATTACTTGCAAGCGGCCCCTTTAATCTCATCATCAATGCTACTGCCAGCAGCCTTCAAGGGGAACTCCCTCCCCTTCCCCAAGGGATATTGCACCCTGGCGGCTGGGTTTACGACATGATGTACGGCAATGAGCCTACCGTTTTCATGAAGTGGGGGCAAACTCAAGGGGCGGCACAAGCCTTAGATGGATTGGGCATGTTAGTGGAACAAGCTGCGGAAGCGTTTTTTATTTGGCGCAAGCTACGACCCCAAACAGCGCCAGTCATTGCGCAACTAAGACAGGAAATGGCAGGTTAA
- a CDS encoding UPF0149 family protein, with protein sequence MAEIYSNLLEDLCNIEMCADPSEVHGSLCGFLCARQKQTAGAWIEEIAPQASRDDKEKLAALFELTEQQLNSPDLDIRLFLPDDQAPLSERTEALASWSRGLLYGLGIGGLGKETILDDDIQEFLTDVAKIAKAVHYPETDTHEDEVAYSELVEYLRMGLLLVYESLHPTDRDSPPET encoded by the coding sequence ATGGCTGAAATTTATTCTAATCTTTTAGAAGATCTCTGCAATATCGAAATGTGCGCAGATCCCTCTGAAGTTCACGGGTCCTTGTGCGGGTTTCTTTGCGCCAGACAAAAACAAACCGCTGGGGCTTGGATCGAGGAGATCGCCCCCCAAGCCAGCCGCGACGACAAAGAAAAGCTGGCGGCGCTATTTGAACTTACCGAGCAGCAGCTTAACAGCCCCGATTTGGATATACGGCTCTTCCTCCCCGATGACCAAGCCCCCCTTAGTGAACGCACCGAAGCCCTTGCCAGCTGGTCTCGGGGACTCCTATACGGCCTTGGTATTGGTGGGCTAGGAAAAGAAACCATCTTAGATGACGACATCCAGGAATTCCTAACAGATGTCGCAAAAATTGCAAAAGCAGTCCATTACCCCGAGACCGATACCCATGAGGATGAGGTTGCCTATAGCGAACTGGTCGAATATCTCCGCATGGGATTGTTGTTGGTATACGAAAGTCTCCACCCCACCGATAGGGACTCACCCCCCGAAACTTAA
- a CDS encoding cell division protein ZapA: MNDEAQPVVLHILGKEYRVACPPGEEEALLTAARYLNKKMEEVKVGGKIIGVERVAVMTALNITHELLKEQSRKEGERELSKRIQTLRHKVEAALEECRQVDP; the protein is encoded by the coding sequence ATGAATGATGAAGCCCAGCCGGTAGTGTTGCATATATTGGGTAAAGAATATCGGGTGGCTTGCCCACCTGGTGAGGAAGAAGCGTTATTAACAGCAGCCCGTTACCTTAACAAGAAAATGGAGGAGGTTAAAGTCGGCGGTAAAATTATCGGTGTAGAACGGGTGGCGGTGATGACGGCTTTAAACATCACCCATGAGCTGCTTAAGGAGCAAAGCCGAAAGGAAGGAGAGCGTGAGTTAAGCAAACGAATCCAAACCCTTCGGCATAAGGTTGAGGCAGCGCTGGAAGAGTGTCGCCAGGTTGATCCATAA
- a CDS encoding TIGR02449 family protein — MVENTVKQLERRIDELIELCNRLREENQALRGQNAELISERAKLIEQTELARSRVEAMITRLKSMEQAS, encoded by the coding sequence ATGGTAGAGAATACGGTTAAACAATTAGAGCGGCGAATCGATGAGTTAATCGAGCTGTGCAATCGCTTAAGGGAAGAAAACCAAGCTTTGCGTGGCCAAAACGCTGAGCTTATTTCTGAGCGGGCGAAGCTTATTGAGCAGACTGAACTTGCGCGAAGTCGGGTCGAGGCGATGATTACACGCCTAAAGTCTATGGAGCAGGCATCATGA
- the pepP gene encoding Xaa-Pro aminopeptidase: protein MEAKEFARRRKQLLQMMGEGSIAILPTASTYPRNRDVTFPFRADSNFYYLTGFPEPEAVAVLVPGRSHGEYLLFCREQDPEKEIWEGRRAGTQGACKDYGADDAFPITDIDDILPGLMEDKARVYYAMGYYPGFDQRMVGWVNLIRQASRAGKRPPGEFIALDHLLHEMRLIKSAQEIKTMREAARISAEAHIRAMQLCHPSMMEYQIEAEYLHHFFSQGCRAPAYPPIVGSGGNGCILHYTDNNARLRKGDLLLVDAGAEYDYYAADITRTFPASSRFSPAQKAIYELVLEAQLAAIAEVRPGNHWNEPHEAAVRVLTEGLVALGLLKGRVSTLIKKEHYRRFYMHRTGHWLGMDVHDVGDYKVDGEWRVFEPGMTLTVEPGLYIPANSQKVAKKWWNIGVRIEDDVLVTKEGCEVLSAAVPKTVDEIEALMASSQIRVPMQ, encoded by the coding sequence ATGGAAGCCAAAGAATTCGCACGCCGTCGTAAACAATTGTTGCAAATGATGGGGGAAGGCAGCATTGCTATCCTGCCTACAGCAAGCACTTACCCCCGTAACCGAGATGTGACCTTTCCCTTCCGTGCTGATAGCAATTTTTACTACTTAACAGGGTTCCCTGAACCGGAAGCAGTGGCCGTTCTCGTTCCTGGCCGCAGCCATGGGGAATATCTCCTATTTTGCCGGGAACAGGATCCGGAGAAAGAGATCTGGGAGGGCCGCCGCGCTGGCACTCAAGGGGCTTGCAAAGATTATGGCGCTGACGACGCCTTCCCCATTACCGATATTGATGACATTCTTCCCGGATTAATGGAAGACAAAGCCCGGGTCTACTACGCCATGGGCTATTACCCCGGTTTTGATCAACGTATGGTCGGGTGGGTTAATTTGATCCGACAGGCCTCTCGTGCTGGTAAGCGGCCGCCAGGCGAGTTCATTGCGCTGGATCATCTACTTCATGAAATGCGTCTTATCAAAAGCGCCCAAGAAATCAAAACCATGCGTGAAGCGGCCCGGATCTCGGCTGAAGCCCACATCCGGGCCATGCAACTCTGCCACCCTAGCATGATGGAATACCAAATAGAGGCGGAGTACCTTCACCATTTCTTTAGCCAGGGCTGCCGAGCCCCAGCCTATCCTCCTATCGTAGGCAGTGGTGGCAATGGTTGTATCCTCCACTACACCGACAATAATGCCCGCCTCAGGAAAGGAGATTTGCTTTTGGTGGACGCAGGCGCCGAGTATGACTATTATGCGGCGGATATTACCCGTACATTTCCCGCCAGCAGCCGCTTTTCCCCCGCCCAAAAAGCGATTTATGAACTGGTCCTGGAAGCACAACTGGCGGCCATCGCCGAGGTCCGACCCGGCAATCACTGGAACGAACCCCACGAAGCGGCCGTGCGGGTACTGACAGAGGGTCTGGTGGCTCTCGGTCTGCTCAAAGGACGGGTGAGCACCTTGATTAAAAAAGAACACTATCGCCGCTTTTATATGCATCGTACCGGGCACTGGCTGGGTATGGACGTCCATGACGTAGGGGACTATAAAGTCGATGGTGAATGGCGGGTTTTTGAACCTGGCATGACTCTAACCGTAGAACCGGGATTGTATATCCCTGCCAATAGCCAGAAAGTAGCTAAAAAATGGTGGAATATCGGAGTCAGAATTGAGGATGATGTGCTTGTGACCAAAGAGGGCTGTGAAGTCCTAAGTGCAGCAGTCCCTAAAACAGTAGACGAGATTGAGGCCTTGATGGCCTCCTCACAGATACGGGTACCCATGCAATGA